The following are from one region of the Zonotrichia leucophrys gambelii isolate GWCS_2022_RI chromosome 1A, RI_Zleu_2.0, whole genome shotgun sequence genome:
- the MGST1 gene encoding microsomal glutathione S-transferase 1, whose product MAKSTQLIDNEVFRAYATYTGIVLLKMMLMSLVTAYFRITRKAFVNPEDTASFGKGESAKKFLRTDPDVERVRRGHLNDLENIVPFVGIGLLYALSGPELSTALLHFRIFVGARIFHTFAYLIPLPQPGRGLSFAVGYSVTFSMAYRVLKTAWLL is encoded by the exons atggcgAAATCCACGCAGTTAATTGACAATGAAGTCTTCAGGGCTTATGCTACTTACACAGGCATTGTTCTTCTGAAGATGATGCTAATGAGTCTGGTAACAGCATACTTCAGGATCACCAGGAAG GCATTTGTCAACCCAGAAGATACAGCATCATTTGGCAAAGGGGAGAGTGCTAAGAAATTCCTGAGGACTGATCCAGATGTTGAACGTGTACGCAG AGGCCACCTGAATGACCTGGAAAACATTGTCCCGTTTGTTGGCATTGGACTGCTGTATGCTCTGAGCGGCCCTGAGCTGTCCACGGCCCTGCTGCACTTCAGGATCTTTGTGGGGGCTAGGATCTTTCACACTTTTGCATACCTGATCCctcttccccagcctggcagaggtTTGTCTTTTGCAGTTGGCTACTCAGTGACCTTCTCCATGGCCTACAGAGTCCTGAAGACAGCGTGGCTCCTGTAG